In Lacrimispora indolis DSM 755, a genomic segment contains:
- a CDS encoding aspartate/glutamate racemase family protein: MKIGLIYTSTTPELVEIVEKEVREQLGSQAELISFQDPTILAEVRKEGYVTAAPAARLIGMYMKAVEQGADAILNLCSSVGEVADCVQDAARYLGVPIVRVDEEMCREAVRLGRNIAVMATLSTTLEPTKRTVLQVAREMGKHVEMMEVLVDGAFGLDQEQFKVLMAEHAGKAAKEADVILFAQGSMAYCESYIADMYGKTVLSSPKFGAKALKAALISKGTL, translated from the coding sequence ATGAAAATTGGTTTGATTTATACCAGCACCACACCGGAGCTGGTTGAAATTGTTGAAAAAGAAGTCAGGGAACAGCTGGGCAGCCAAGCGGAGCTCATAAGCTTTCAGGATCCCACAATTCTGGCGGAAGTGAGAAAAGAAGGTTATGTTACAGCAGCGCCTGCAGCAAGGCTGATAGGGATGTATATGAAGGCGGTGGAGCAGGGAGCGGATGCGATTCTGAACCTGTGCTCTTCCGTGGGCGAGGTTGCAGACTGCGTGCAGGATGCAGCCAGATATCTGGGAGTGCCCATTGTGAGAGTGGATGAAGAGATGTGCAGGGAAGCGGTCAGACTGGGCAGGAACATCGCAGTGATGGCAACACTTTCTACCACACTGGAGCCTACCAAAAGAACTGTTTTACAGGTCGCAAGAGAGATGGGAAAGCATGTGGAGATGATGGAGGTGCTGGTGGATGGAGCGTTTGGCCTGGATCAGGAGCAGTTTAAGGTCTTGATGGCAGAGCATGCCGGAAAAGCAGCGAAAGAGGCGGATGTGATCCTGTTTGCCCAGGGCTCTATGGCGTATTGTGAAAGCTATATCGCTGACATGTATGGGAAAACCGTGCTTTCCAGCCCGAAATTTGGAGCAAAGGCACTGAAGGCGGCCCTTATTTCAAAGGGAACCTTATGA